The Tenacibaculum jejuense genome includes a window with the following:
- a CDS encoding aldehyde dehydrogenase (NADP(+)), with protein MITGKNHIGNQLSSLGTVRFKTINPELNKENEFEYFQATEEEINQAVDKAEEAFHSYKNYSGKQKAEFLRTIADEIESLGGDLINTYCSETGLPTGRAIGERGRTVFQLRSFADLVEEGSWVEASIDTGIPDRTPAPKPDLRKMSIPLGPVVVFGASNFPLAYSTAGGDTAAALASGCPVIVKSHPMHAGTGELIATAIVKAAEKTGMPNGVFSNINAKDYSAGQQLVSHPKIKAVGFTGSIKGGRALLDIAAKREEPIPVFAEMGSINPVVLLPKALENRRNEIANTYAGSITLGTGQFCTNPGLILGIAGEELSGFIEELGSKIKEINPSCMLHPNIHGAYEKGKQQAMNQNDVTIVANLDEEIQTNYASQLVATVSGKTFLENSTLHHEVFGPFSIVVQCENLEQLEEIISSLEGQLTGTIISDDNEISNYSELVAKMQNRVGRLIFNGVPTGVEVCPSMVHGGPYPASTDSRFTAVGVNSIKRWVRPFSYQNWPNELLPDELKDENPLGISRIVNGQTNQV; from the coding sequence ATGATTACTGGAAAAAATCATATAGGAAATCAATTGTCTTCTTTAGGAACTGTTAGATTTAAAACCATAAATCCAGAATTAAATAAAGAAAACGAGTTTGAATATTTTCAGGCGACTGAGGAAGAGATAAATCAAGCTGTAGATAAAGCAGAAGAAGCTTTTCATAGTTATAAAAATTATTCTGGAAAACAAAAAGCTGAGTTTTTAAGAACAATTGCTGACGAGATAGAAAGCTTAGGAGGCGATTTAATAAACACATATTGTTCTGAGACAGGTTTACCTACAGGAAGAGCTATTGGTGAAAGAGGAAGAACAGTTTTTCAATTACGCTCTTTTGCAGATTTAGTAGAAGAAGGTTCTTGGGTAGAAGCTTCTATAGATACTGGAATTCCAGATAGAACTCCAGCACCGAAACCAGATTTAAGAAAAATGAGTATTCCACTTGGTCCTGTTGTGGTTTTCGGAGCAAGTAATTTTCCATTAGCGTATTCTACAGCCGGTGGAGATACAGCAGCAGCTTTAGCTTCCGGTTGCCCAGTAATTGTAAAATCACATCCAATGCATGCAGGAACAGGAGAGTTAATTGCAACTGCAATTGTGAAAGCTGCTGAAAAAACAGGAATGCCAAATGGAGTTTTTTCAAATATTAATGCGAAAGATTATTCAGCGGGACAACAATTAGTGAGTCATCCAAAAATAAAAGCAGTTGGATTTACTGGAAGTATTAAAGGAGGAAGAGCTTTACTAGATATTGCAGCTAAACGAGAAGAACCAATTCCTGTTTTTGCAGAAATGGGAAGTATAAATCCAGTGGTTTTATTACCAAAAGCATTAGAAAATAGAAGGAATGAAATAGCAAATACATATGCAGGATCTATAACATTAGGAACAGGACAATTTTGTACAAATCCTGGTTTGATTTTAGGAATTGCGGGAGAGGAATTGTCTGGTTTTATTGAAGAATTAGGATCAAAAATTAAAGAAATAAATCCTTCTTGTATGTTACATCCAAACATTCATGGAGCTTACGAGAAAGGAAAGCAACAAGCGATGAATCAAAACGATGTAACGATTGTGGCTAATTTAGATGAAGAGATTCAAACGAATTATGCTTCTCAACTAGTTGCAACCGTTTCCGGAAAAACGTTTCTAGAAAATTCAACGTTACATCACGAAGTTTTTGGTCCATTTTCAATTGTAGTTCAATGTGAAAATTTGGAACAGTTAGAGGAGATTATTTCAAGTTTAGAAGGACAGCTAACAGGAACTATCATTTCAGATGACAATGAAATTTCGAACTATTCTGAGTTAGTTGCGAAAATGCAAAACAGAGTAGGACGATTAATTTTTAATGGAGTTCCAACTGGAGTTGAAGTATGTCCTTCGATGGTACATGGCGGGCCGTATCCTGCTTCTACAGATAGTCGTTTTACCGCAGTTGGTGTGAATTCTATAAAACGTTGGGTTCGTCCATTTAGTTATCAAAATTGGCCAAATGAGTTATTACCAGACGAATTAAAAGATGAAAATCCATTAGGAATTTCACGAATAGTAAACGGACAAACAAACCAAGTTTAA
- a CDS encoding dihydrodipicolinate synthase family protein, which yields MAIEWRGVMPAVTTKFTSDDQLDLKTFELNINAQLDAGVHGIVLGGTLGEASTLSNEEKSELTQTTVNIVNDNVPVLINIAAQTTKSAIAAAKKAEQDGAKGLMMLPPMRYKADGKETVAYFKAVADNTSLPIMVYNNPVDYGIEVTLNMFEELLSCDNIEAVKESTRDISNVTRIKNAFGDRLKIMTGVDTLALESLLMGADGWIAGLVCAFPKETVAIYELQKAGKIQEAIEIYRWFLPLLELDINSKLVQNIKLAEVATGIGTENVRAPRLPLIGEERSKVLQIIEEGLKNRPSLPNYKSL from the coding sequence ATGGCAATAGAATGGAGAGGAGTTATGCCTGCCGTAACGACTAAATTCACATCAGATGATCAATTAGATCTTAAAACGTTCGAATTAAATATAAATGCTCAGCTAGATGCTGGAGTACATGGAATTGTTTTAGGTGGAACTTTAGGAGAAGCCAGTACTTTATCTAATGAAGAAAAAAGTGAACTTACACAAACAACAGTAAACATAGTAAACGACAATGTTCCTGTTTTAATTAATATAGCAGCGCAAACTACAAAATCTGCTATTGCAGCAGCAAAAAAAGCAGAACAAGACGGAGCCAAAGGATTAATGATGTTGCCACCAATGCGTTATAAAGCAGACGGAAAGGAAACTGTTGCATATTTTAAAGCAGTAGCCGATAATACTTCATTGCCAATTATGGTGTATAATAATCCAGTTGATTATGGTATAGAAGTTACTTTAAATATGTTTGAAGAATTGTTGTCTTGTGATAATATTGAAGCGGTTAAAGAATCTACTCGAGATATATCAAATGTTACTAGAATTAAAAATGCTTTTGGTGATCGATTAAAAATAATGACAGGTGTAGATACACTAGCTTTAGAAAGTTTGTTAATGGGAGCTGACGGTTGGATTGCTGGTTTGGTTTGTGCTTTTCCTAAGGAAACTGTAGCTATATATGAGTTACAAAAAGCAGGGAAAATACAAGAAGCTATCGAGATTTATAGATGGTTTTTACCATTGTTAGAATTAGATATAAATTCTAAATTAGTTCAGAATATTAAATTGGCAGAAGTTGCTACAGGAATAGGAACTGAAAATGTAAGAGCACCTCGATTACCGTTAATTGGAGAGGAGCGAAGTAAAGTACTTCAAATTATTGAAGAAGGACTTAAAAACAGGCCATCACTACCAAATTATAAAAGTTTATAA
- a CDS encoding AraC family transcriptional regulator, translating into MKALPFKIPKPKNLGLIYQEDKGIFYDKFHQHEEIQISYIVSGKGTLVVGDTIHQYYTNDLFIIGSNLPHLFKSDLETSENSFMISLFFTEQSFGQDFFALDDFKSLENVLKKTVNGFKIGTPNTVISQHFHALKNSSDLERFIIFLKLLQEFNNINTESLSKFIYPKKYTENHGRRMQIIMNYTMNNFNSEIDLNSIAEKANMTKNAFCNYFKKRTNKTYFTFLNELRVENACKLLLENKETAINEIAYQSGYSSLSNFNRKFLAVKKMTPSQYRKNH; encoded by the coding sequence ATGAAAGCATTACCATTTAAGATTCCGAAACCCAAAAATCTGGGGTTAATTTACCAAGAAGACAAAGGAATCTTTTATGATAAATTTCATCAACATGAAGAGATTCAAATCTCTTATATTGTAAGTGGAAAGGGAACTTTAGTTGTTGGAGACACTATTCATCAATATTACACCAACGATCTATTTATTATAGGAAGTAATTTACCTCATCTTTTCAAAAGTGATTTAGAGACTTCTGAGAATTCTTTTATGATATCTTTATTTTTTACAGAACAATCTTTTGGGCAAGATTTTTTTGCTTTAGATGATTTTAAATCTTTAGAAAACGTATTAAAAAAAACTGTAAATGGTTTTAAAATTGGCACTCCAAATACAGTTATATCTCAACATTTTCATGCTTTGAAAAATAGTTCTGACTTAGAGCGTTTTATTATTTTTCTTAAGCTATTACAAGAGTTTAACAATATAAATACTGAATCACTTTCAAAGTTTATTTACCCTAAGAAATATACTGAAAATCATGGTAGAAGAATGCAAATTATTATGAACTACACTATGAATAATTTTAATTCTGAAATTGATTTAAATAGTATTGCTGAAAAAGCAAACATGACTAAAAACGCTTTCTGCAACTACTTTAAAAAACGAACTAATAAAACCTATTTTACTTTTTTAAATGAGCTTCGTGTAGAAAATGCTTGTAAATTACTTTTAGAAAATAAAGAAACTGCAATTAATGAAATTGCATATCAATCAGGATATAGCAGTTTATCTAATTTTAATCGAAAATTTTTAGCAGTAAAAAAAATGACTCCTTCTCAATATCGAAAAAATCATTAA
- a CDS encoding MmcQ/YjbR family DNA-binding protein yields the protein MHIEQLREYCIRKKGITENFPFDDVTLVFKVMGKMFALVGLNHWEKGEEKINLKCDPEKSEELRGEYEGINPGFHMNKKHWNTITINQDVPDELVFELIDHSYDLVVKGLTKKLKEELKNL from the coding sequence ATGCATATAGAACAACTTAGAGAATATTGTATTCGTAAGAAAGGAATTACAGAAAATTTTCCTTTCGATGATGTTACTTTAGTATTTAAAGTAATGGGAAAGATGTTTGCTTTGGTTGGTTTAAATCACTGGGAAAAAGGGGAAGAGAAAATAAATTTAAAATGTGATCCTGAAAAATCTGAAGAACTTAGAGGCGAATATGAAGGAATTAATCCAGGATTTCATATGAACAAAAAACATTGGAATACAATAACTATCAATCAAGATGTTCCAGATGAGTTAGTCTTTGAGTTAATAGATCATTCTTATGATTTGGTAGTGAAAGGATTAACAAAAAAGTTAAAAGAAGAATTAAAAAATCTTTAA
- a CDS encoding DUF4230 domain-containing protein, which translates to MELLFFGLALGAIVSYFIFQKFSHVKKRNLTESQSVILLDKIKKVTKLITVEGDFAEIYHHEDTQGKFLGLISSKKKAIILINAKTHIGFDFRKIKMEADTKNKTIKLSDFPQPEVLSVEPNIRFYDIQDGFLNKFNSEDLTKVNQAAKEHVLQKIPNSNLMQAANHEAIEAIALMKNLIEAIGWKLDYSALELPSGNMKLLE; encoded by the coding sequence ATGGAATTATTATTTTTTGGATTGGCTTTAGGAGCTATTGTTTCTTATTTTATTTTTCAAAAGTTTTCTCACGTGAAAAAGAGAAACTTAACAGAAAGTCAGTCTGTAATTTTATTAGATAAGATAAAAAAGGTTACGAAATTAATTACTGTTGAAGGCGATTTTGCAGAGATTTATCATCATGAAGATACACAGGGTAAATTTTTAGGATTAATTTCTAGTAAGAAAAAAGCAATTATCCTAATTAATGCAAAAACACATATTGGTTTCGATTTTAGAAAGATTAAAATGGAAGCTGACACAAAGAATAAAACAATTAAATTATCTGATTTTCCTCAACCAGAAGTGTTATCTGTAGAACCTAATATTCGTTTTTACGATATACAAGATGGTTTTTTAAATAAATTTAATTCAGAAGATTTAACAAAAGTTAATCAAGCAGCAAAAGAACACGTACTTCAAAAAATACCAAATAGTAATTTGATGCAAGCTGCAAATCATGAGGCTATAGAAGCTATTGCTTTGATGAAAAATTTGATTGAAGCCATTGGATGGAAGTTAGATTATTCGGCACTTGAACTACCAAGTGGAAACATGAAATTATTAGAATAA
- a CDS encoding amidohydrolase: MHAKLTELRRKLHQFPEVSGQEFKTAKRVQDFIHKNYPGELISQIGGPSFAVLYNFGTEGNTVAIRCELDALPIIEKNGFEYKSNFEGVSHKCGHDGHMAMVAGLVFWLKEQNFKKGRVVLVFQSAEETGKGAYEMLEDVKFKALNIDYIFALHNIPGVDLHTVITMKNGFSAEVESFVLKLSGLASHAAEPQNGINPTLGIAELTQELDKLNISNPNAENFQVLTPVHIRIGEANYGISPGEAELHYTIRTWSLKTMEQLKTQILNIINQISKQHQLKHEMNWLEHFPASENDLDCNSIIKDAAENLHFNIEERSYPFKFGEDFGWFSRHYKTGMFGLGSGLQTAPLHNPSYDFPDEIIPTGIAVFGEILKKTLEDR, encoded by the coding sequence ATGCATGCTAAACTAACTGAACTTCGAAGAAAGCTTCATCAATTCCCTGAAGTTTCAGGGCAAGAATTTAAAACTGCGAAGAGAGTTCAAGATTTTATTCATAAAAATTATCCTGGTGAACTTATATCTCAAATTGGAGGTCCAAGTTTTGCCGTTCTGTATAATTTTGGAACCGAAGGAAATACTGTTGCTATTCGTTGTGAATTAGATGCGTTACCAATTATTGAAAAAAATGGTTTTGAATACAAATCTAATTTTGAAGGTGTTTCACATAAATGCGGACATGATGGGCACATGGCAATGGTTGCTGGATTAGTTTTTTGGTTGAAAGAACAAAATTTTAAAAAAGGTCGGGTTGTTCTGGTTTTTCAATCTGCTGAAGAAACAGGAAAAGGAGCTTACGAAATGTTAGAAGATGTAAAATTTAAAGCATTAAATATCGACTATATTTTTGCACTTCATAACATTCCTGGAGTTGATTTACACACTGTAATCACAATGAAAAATGGATTTTCTGCTGAAGTAGAAAGCTTTGTTTTAAAATTATCAGGTTTGGCTTCTCATGCTGCAGAACCTCAAAATGGAATTAATCCTACTTTAGGAATAGCAGAACTTACTCAGGAATTAGACAAATTGAATATTAGTAATCCTAATGCTGAAAATTTTCAAGTATTAACTCCAGTTCATATAAGAATAGGAGAAGCTAATTACGGAATTTCTCCTGGCGAAGCTGAACTCCATTACACAATTAGAACTTGGAGTCTAAAAACAATGGAACAACTGAAAACTCAAATTCTAAATATCATCAATCAAATCAGTAAACAACATCAATTAAAACATGAAATGAATTGGCTAGAGCACTTTCCTGCCAGTGAAAATGATTTAGATTGCAATAGTATTATAAAAGACGCTGCTGAAAACTTACATTTCAATATTGAAGAACGTAGTTATCCCTTTAAATTTGGTGAAGATTTTGGTTGGTTTTCTAGACATTATAAAACTGGAATGTTTGGTTTAGGTTCTGGTTTACAAACAGCTCCATTGCATAATCCTTCTTACGATTTTCCTGATGAAATTATCCCTACAGGTATTGCTGTGTTTGGGGAAATACTCAAGAAAACATTAGAGGATAGATGA
- a CDS encoding serine hydrolase domain-containing protein: protein MKKLLFVLIAIVTVSCNQKEKKNQYTENLTQTLDSVLSNTFKENEPGGSLLVKKDGKIVFLKNYGVENLKTGKKITENTVFNTGSISKTFVSNAILILQERGLLSVEDSIYKYFKDFDNKEIAQKVKIKHLLSHTSGLPDLRDVRNNYEFFLTAKDTANFEPIKRADSLNFQPGEKFQYSNPSYNGLALIVEQVAKQKWQDFIKENIFEPSGMKTSTITDGPHPEQGVAHAYYKDENNKYQEADYGEIPTFAASGNGGIWSTVLELAKYEEALLNNVFLGKELTQKSREIYHPKTWKDSIAPNVGYSWFIGQEGVFRKPIPQELGVNMFSHTGSQGGFKAFYISIPEKNIFIAGLFNKYRSNLSEIIETSVVSLKENNWLDQK from the coding sequence ATGAAAAAACTTTTGTTCGTCTTAATTGCTATTGTTACAGTTTCTTGTAATCAAAAAGAAAAGAAAAATCAATACACTGAAAATTTAACTCAAACCTTAGACAGTGTTCTTTCTAATACTTTTAAAGAAAATGAACCTGGAGGATCTTTGCTGGTAAAAAAAGATGGTAAAATTGTCTTCTTAAAAAATTACGGTGTTGAGAATCTTAAAACCGGAAAGAAAATTACTGAAAATACCGTTTTTAATACGGGATCAATTTCTAAAACATTTGTATCTAATGCTATTTTAATTTTACAAGAACGTGGACTACTTTCTGTAGAAGATAGTATTTATAAATATTTTAAAGATTTTGACAACAAAGAGATTGCTCAAAAAGTAAAAATCAAACATCTTTTATCGCATACATCGGGGTTACCAGATCTTAGAGATGTACGAAATAATTATGAATTTTTCCTAACGGCTAAAGACACTGCTAATTTTGAACCTATAAAACGTGCCGATTCTTTGAACTTTCAACCCGGAGAAAAGTTTCAATATTCAAATCCTTCTTATAATGGATTGGCTTTAATTGTTGAACAAGTTGCTAAACAAAAATGGCAAGATTTTATTAAAGAAAACATTTTTGAGCCTTCTGGAATGAAAACAAGTACGATTACAGATGGACCACATCCTGAGCAAGGAGTTGCTCACGCATATTATAAAGATGAAAACAATAAATACCAAGAAGCTGACTATGGTGAAATCCCTACTTTTGCTGCTTCTGGAAATGGTGGAATTTGGAGTACAGTTTTAGAATTAGCTAAATATGAAGAAGCTTTACTCAACAATGTATTTTTAGGTAAAGAATTAACTCAAAAATCTAGAGAAATTTACCATCCTAAAACATGGAAAGATTCTATAGCTCCTAATGTTGGTTACAGTTGGTTTATTGGTCAAGAAGGAGTTTTTAGAAAACCAATACCTCAAGAACTTGGAGTTAATATGTTTTCACACACTGGTTCACAAGGAGGATTTAAAGCTTTTTACATTAGTATTCCTGAAAAAAATATTTTTATCGCTGGATTATTCAATAAATACAGAAGTAATCTTTCTGAAATTATTGAAACATCGGTTGTCTCGTTGAAAGAAAATAATTGGTTAGATCAAAAATAA
- a CDS encoding cyclase family protein, with amino-acid sequence MIATIQYNSKKYQIDISKPIDISIPIDTTKDNVNAWYLDDPKIYAEQFGDEVIKVSEGAPVNFNTIQFNPHSHITHTECVGHITEKVHSINENLKRFFFLAEVVTVAPETLGEDEVISKKQLQVVLGNKKREAIVIRTLPNLETEKKSKRYSNTNPPYLLEEAAIYLREKGIEHLLIDLPSVDKEKDNGLLLAHNAFWNTQGKIRLDATITEFIFVSNAVKDGVYFLNLMVAPFENDATPSKPVLYKILN; translated from the coding sequence TTGATTGCAACAATTCAGTATAATTCAAAGAAATATCAAATAGATATATCGAAGCCAATAGATATTTCCATTCCTATTGATACTACTAAAGATAATGTAAATGCGTGGTATTTAGATGATCCTAAAATTTATGCTGAGCAATTTGGTGATGAAGTAATTAAAGTTTCAGAAGGAGCACCAGTTAATTTCAACACGATTCAATTCAATCCGCATTCACATATCACACATACAGAATGTGTTGGGCATATAACCGAAAAAGTACATTCTATTAATGAAAATTTGAAACGTTTTTTCTTTTTAGCTGAGGTTGTTACCGTAGCTCCAGAAACTCTAGGAGAAGACGAAGTAATTTCTAAAAAACAATTACAAGTTGTTTTAGGGAATAAAAAAAGAGAAGCAATAGTAATTAGAACTTTGCCTAATTTAGAAACAGAAAAAAAATCTAAAAGATATTCAAATACCAATCCTCCATATTTGTTAGAAGAAGCGGCTATTTACCTAAGAGAAAAGGGAATTGAACATTTATTAATTGATTTGCCATCTGTAGATAAAGAGAAAGATAACGGACTGTTATTAGCTCATAATGCCTTTTGGAATACCCAAGGTAAAATTCGATTGGATGCTACAATAACTGAGTTTATTTTTGTTTCAAATGCTGTTAAAGACGGTGTGTATTTTTTAAATCTAATGGTAGCACCATTCGAAAATGATGCTACGCCTAGTAAGCCTGTATTATATAAAATTTTAAACTAA
- the hemW gene encoding radical SAM family heme chaperone HemW, which translates to MSGIYIHIPFCKQACYYCDFHFSTSLKRKEEMITAIITELILRKNEFDNEAIKTIYFGGGTPSVLSQTEIDRIIKSVYDNYKVIEEPEITLEANPDDLTSERIENLASSSVNRLSIGIQSFFEKDLKLMNRAHNAEEAKRSLSQAIQKFDNISIDLIYGIPNTTNEEWRENIHTALSYGVPHISSYALTVEPKTALESFIEKGIIDNVDDELAQEQFLILVDELNKADFQHYELSNFGKEGFFSQNNSAYWQGKKYLGIGPSAHSFNGKQRGWNIANNALYIQKITTGELPIEVEKLSVTDCYNEYVMTGLRTIWGVSFQKVEKDFGGKYLAYLKMQAEKFILEDLLYIENETLKTTRKGKFLTDGIASDLFKLNLS; encoded by the coding sequence ATGAGTGGAATTTACATTCATATTCCGTTTTGTAAGCAGGCGTGCTATTACTGTGATTTTCATTTTTCTACTTCTTTAAAAAGGAAGGAAGAAATGATAACTGCAATAATTACAGAGTTAATATTGCGTAAAAATGAGTTTGATAATGAAGCGATAAAAACGATTTACTTTGGAGGAGGAACACCAAGTGTACTCAGCCAAACAGAAATTGATCGTATTATCAAATCAGTTTACGATAATTATAAAGTTATTGAAGAACCTGAAATTACTTTGGAAGCGAATCCAGATGATTTAACTTCCGAAAGAATTGAAAACTTAGCAAGTTCTTCTGTAAATAGATTAAGTATAGGAATCCAATCTTTTTTTGAAAAGGATTTAAAACTAATGAATCGAGCACACAATGCAGAAGAAGCAAAAAGAAGTTTGTCTCAGGCTATTCAGAAGTTTGATAATATTTCAATTGATTTGATTTATGGTATTCCCAATACTACAAATGAAGAGTGGCGAGAGAATATTCATACAGCTTTATCTTACGGAGTTCCACATATTTCAAGTTATGCATTAACTGTTGAGCCTAAAACAGCTTTAGAAAGTTTTATTGAAAAAGGAATTATAGATAATGTTGATGATGAGTTAGCACAAGAACAGTTTTTAATTTTAGTTGATGAATTAAATAAAGCAGATTTTCAACATTATGAATTATCAAACTTTGGAAAGGAAGGTTTTTTCAGTCAGAATAATTCAGCGTACTGGCAAGGGAAAAAATATTTAGGAATTGGTCCGTCTGCTCATTCTTTCAACGGGAAACAACGAGGATGGAATATTGCTAACAATGCATTATATATCCAAAAAATAACTACTGGTGAATTACCAATTGAGGTTGAAAAACTTTCTGTAACAGATTGTTATAATGAATATGTTATGACAGGTTTACGAACGATTTGGGGAGTTTCTTTTCAGAAAGTAGAAAAAGATTTCGGAGGAAAATATTTGGCGTATTTAAAAATGCAAGCCGAAAAATTTATTCTTGAAGATTTATTGTATATTGAAAATGAAACACTAAAAACGACACGAAAAGGAAAGTTTTTAACCGACGGTATTGCTTCCGATTTGTTTAAATTAAATTTATCTTGA
- the ruvC gene encoding crossover junction endodeoxyribonuclease RuvC — protein sequence MKTEKIILGIDPGTSIMGFGIIKVVGKKMEFVQMNELILKKYTDHYLKLKLIFERTIELIDTYKPDEIALEAPFFGKNVQSMLKLGRAQGVAMAAGLSREIPVTEYAPLKIKMAITGNGKASKEQVALMLKSLLNLKTLPKNLDATDGLAAAVCHFYNSGAKVGGKNYTGWAAFVKQNEKRVKK from the coding sequence TTGAAGACAGAAAAAATCATATTAGGTATAGATCCAGGAACTTCCATTATGGGATTTGGAATTATTAAGGTTGTAGGAAAGAAGATGGAATTTGTTCAAATGAATGAATTAATCTTGAAAAAATATACAGACCATTATTTAAAACTAAAGCTCATTTTTGAACGTACTATTGAACTTATCGACACATATAAACCAGATGAAATTGCGTTAGAAGCTCCATTCTTTGGTAAGAATGTACAATCGATGTTAAAGTTAGGACGTGCGCAAGGAGTTGCAATGGCCGCGGGTTTATCTCGTGAAATTCCTGTAACAGAATATGCGCCATTAAAAATAAAAATGGCAATTACAGGTAATGGAAAAGCAAGTAAAGAACAAGTGGCTTTAATGTTAAAGTCATTATTAAATCTAAAAACCTTACCCAAAAATTTAGATGCAACAGACGGACTAGCAGCTGCGGTTTGTCATTTTTATAATTCAGGAGCTAAAGTAGGAGGCAAGAATTATACAGGTTGGGCTGCTTTTGTAAAACAAAACGAAAAAAGAGTAAAGAAGTAG